One segment of Mycolicibacterium neworleansense DNA contains the following:
- a CDS encoding DUF1772 domain-containing protein, producing MKEVVEILAVIVTGPLLGVEFGVAAFTNPILQRLPEAAYRQARGTGSRILGTVMPFWYLAAIALLLGATVFGPGPLPVTAVVLMGLVMLLSVTTLVPINNRVAAGFGDGDGDPDQFHELTRRWDRLHWLRVGLLAAAFVLAVLAGAR from the coding sequence GTGAAGGAAGTCGTCGAGATTCTCGCCGTGATCGTTACCGGACCGCTGCTGGGCGTCGAGTTCGGCGTCGCCGCGTTCACCAATCCGATCCTGCAGCGACTGCCCGAGGCCGCCTACCGGCAGGCGCGTGGCACCGGCAGCCGGATCCTCGGGACGGTGATGCCGTTCTGGTACCTGGCGGCCATCGCGTTGCTGCTCGGTGCCACCGTGTTCGGCCCCGGGCCATTGCCCGTCACGGCAGTCGTGCTGATGGGGCTGGTCATGCTGTTGTCCGTGACCACGCTGGTGCCGATCAACAACCGCGTCGCAGCGGGATTCGGTGATGGTGACGGCGACCCCGATCAGTTCCACGAGCTGACCCGGCGCTGGGATCGTCTGCACTGGTTGCGCGTGGGGCTGCTCGCGGCGGCGTTCGTGTTGGCGGTGCTGGCCGGCGCCCGCTGA
- a CDS encoding winged helix-turn-helix transcriptional regulator — MAVSKKEVGECPIDATLSVIDGRWKGTILWRLADGPMRTAELRRSIPDITERMLIRHLHDLVDAGIIERHDAGTVPPCVHYSISDYGKTLEPVLHALCDWGRTHMEIQRTQLRARAAAPTRPASPPSSAGTTRSPRRNSSPA, encoded by the coding sequence ATGGCGGTTTCGAAGAAAGAGGTCGGCGAGTGCCCGATCGACGCGACGCTGTCGGTCATCGACGGGCGCTGGAAGGGCACGATTCTGTGGCGGTTGGCCGACGGGCCGATGCGCACCGCCGAACTGCGCCGCAGCATCCCCGACATCACCGAGCGCATGCTCATCCGGCACCTGCACGACCTGGTCGACGCGGGGATCATCGAGCGCCACGACGCGGGCACGGTGCCGCCGTGCGTGCACTATTCGATCTCCGACTACGGCAAGACCCTGGAGCCGGTGCTGCACGCCTTGTGCGACTGGGGCCGCACCCACATGGAGATTCAGCGCACTCAGCTGCGGGCCAGGGCCGCCGCACCGACCAGGCCGGCGTCCCCGCCGAGCTCGGCCGGCACCACCCGCAGCCCGCGCAGGAACTCCAGCCCGGCGTAG
- a CDS encoding ROK family protein: protein MTLTLALDIGGTKIAVGLVDPDGALVHRAQLPTPDGDAETVWAVVEKLLGDTMQTADGAATGVGVASAGPIDLPNGTVSPINITEWQHFPIVDRVAGATGLPVRLGGDGLCMALGEQWCGAGRGAQFLLGMVVSTGIGGGLVLDGAPYDGRTGNAGHVGHVIVAPDGGDLCTCGGHGCVETIASGPSMVRWARRQGWDGTDAKALGDAANHGEELALNAFGRGARAVAAMIASVAAVCDLDLVVIGGGVAKSGALLFDPLRAALSDYAGLEFLRGLRVVPAELGGDAGLVGAAALARS from the coding sequence GTGACCCTGACCCTGGCGCTCGACATCGGCGGCACCAAGATCGCCGTCGGCCTCGTCGATCCCGACGGAGCGCTGGTCCACCGCGCCCAGCTGCCGACCCCGGACGGTGATGCCGAGACGGTGTGGGCTGTCGTCGAGAAGCTGCTGGGCGACACCATGCAGACCGCGGACGGGGCCGCGACCGGTGTCGGCGTGGCCTCGGCCGGGCCGATCGACCTGCCGAACGGTACCGTCAGCCCGATCAACATCACTGAGTGGCAACACTTTCCGATCGTCGACCGGGTAGCCGGCGCCACTGGATTGCCGGTGCGGCTCGGCGGCGACGGGCTCTGTATGGCGCTGGGCGAGCAGTGGTGTGGTGCGGGCCGGGGGGCGCAGTTCCTGCTCGGCATGGTGGTGTCGACCGGCATCGGTGGCGGCCTGGTGCTCGACGGCGCACCGTACGACGGGCGCACCGGCAACGCCGGGCACGTCGGCCACGTCATCGTCGCCCCCGACGGCGGCGACCTGTGTACCTGCGGCGGGCACGGCTGCGTCGAGACCATCGCGTCGGGACCGAGCATGGTGCGATGGGCCCGGCGCCAGGGATGGGACGGTACCGACGCCAAGGCGCTGGGCGACGCGGCCAATCATGGAGAAGAGTTGGCGCTCAACGCCTTCGGCCGTGGCGCCCGCGCGGTGGCGGCGATGATCGCCTCGGTGGCCGCGGTCTGCGACCTGGACCTCGTGGTGATCGGCGGGGGAGTGGCCAAATCCGGGGCATTGCTGTTCGACCCGCTGCGCGCGGCGCTGTCGGACTACGCCGGGCTGGAGTTCCTGCGCGGGCTGCGGGTGGTGCCGGCCGAGCTCGGCGGGGACGCCGGCCTGGTCGGTGCGGCGGCCCTGGCCCGCAGCTGA
- a CDS encoding DUF7158 domain-containing protein, protein MKIAAQVAGKPVSVKQIDEREAALRAGNRASALPRPGTSEGRQLRRWLTQLVVAERVIDDEAAAHGLSERGVPTLDEVLPDTAARLDIGSVAAAVLGTPRARAVFADVTAAVDVSDAEVAAYHTRNPLRFADAQPGPHGWRTRPVAPSLDQVHDRIVAHLRAAARRQAFRQWLDARCAALVELAPGYEHPGDPRQPDNTHKH, encoded by the coding sequence ATGAAGATCGCCGCACAGGTGGCCGGAAAACCGGTGTCGGTCAAGCAGATCGACGAGCGAGAGGCAGCACTGCGGGCGGGCAACCGGGCCTCGGCCCTGCCGCGCCCCGGAACCAGCGAAGGGCGGCAGCTGCGTCGGTGGCTCACTCAACTGGTGGTGGCCGAACGGGTGATCGATGACGAGGCGGCCGCGCATGGACTGTCCGAGCGGGGTGTGCCCACCCTCGATGAGGTGCTGCCCGATACCGCGGCCCGGCTGGACATCGGCAGTGTGGCCGCCGCCGTGCTGGGCACGCCGCGGGCCCGTGCGGTTTTCGCCGATGTCACTGCGGCGGTGGATGTTTCGGATGCCGAGGTGGCCGCCTATCACACACGTAATCCGCTGCGCTTCGCCGACGCACAGCCCGGGCCACACGGATGGCGTACCCGTCCGGTGGCGCCGTCCCTCGACCAGGTGCACGACCGGATCGTCGCCCATCTGCGCGCGGCGGCCCGCAGGCAGGCGTTCCGGCAGTGGCTCGATGCGCGGTGCGCGGCCCTGGTGGAACTCGCGCCCGGATATGAACATCCCGGCGATCCCCGTCAGCCGGACAACACGCACAAGCACTAG